One Leptospiraceae bacterium genomic window carries:
- a CDS encoding EAL domain-containing protein translates to MKVIASGDKLNRSPEEWIELLDEGSIVPFFQPILSIENKSVFGYESLARLVMPDGSIKTIGEFFLLNQSEFKSDILGHKEFRRFQRSIDQKLREQALHLLANDPNQHSKLFLNISPAIMMSYIDGSNLTNELPSTIRNVKEFGISPERIVIEVTEDYIHKNLEALKPLINLYKDFGFLIAIDDLGSKSSNLDRIGIFRPDIIKVDMQMLRMSLVERSYKEILYTLSRLGESLGISLLFEGVETVSEMYQAMSFGSRYLQGFLFDRAMASPPEKNKYTHQLNGLVDSFYSIKIEEIKQKVNWESRIEVLIQKIADEIQFHEDGTLVSYSEVFTVDETIFRFFVTDLHGNQASPNYIKKKIQKL, encoded by the coding sequence ATGAAAGTAATAGCATCAGGGGATAAATTGAATAGGTCGCCAGAAGAATGGATAGAATTATTGGATGAAGGAAGTATTGTTCCTTTTTTCCAACCTATTCTTTCCATCGAAAATAAATCCGTCTTTGGTTACGAATCACTCGCACGGCTAGTCATGCCCGATGGATCGATTAAAACGATAGGTGAATTCTTTTTATTAAATCAATCTGAGTTTAAATCGGATATACTAGGTCATAAAGAGTTTCGTCGTTTTCAACGCAGCATAGATCAAAAACTAAGGGAGCAAGCTCTTCATCTTTTAGCGAATGACCCAAATCAACACTCCAAGCTTTTCCTAAATATCTCTCCTGCGATTATGATGTCTTATATTGATGGAAGTAATTTAACAAATGAATTGCCATCAACCATTCGAAATGTAAAAGAATTTGGAATTTCTCCTGAGAGAATTGTCATTGAGGTTACTGAGGATTATATTCACAAGAATTTAGAAGCTTTAAAGCCATTGATTAACTTGTATAAGGATTTTGGATTCTTAATTGCAATTGATGATTTAGGCTCTAAGTCTTCTAACTTAGATCGAATTGGAATTTTCCGTCCTGATATTATTAAGGTGGATATGCAGATGTTGCGCATGTCGCTTGTAGAGCGTAGTTATAAAGAGATTTTATATACTCTTTCCCGTCTCGGGGAAAGTTTGGGCATATCCCTATTATTCGAAGGTGTAGAAACGGTAAGTGAGATGTATCAGGCGATGAGCTTTGGTTCTAGATACCTACAAGGTTTTTTATTTGATAGAGCCATGGCAAGTCCACCCGAAAAAAATAAATACACACATCAATTAAACGGACTCGTAGATAGCTTTTATTCCATTAAAATTGAAGAGATAAAGCAAAAAGTAAATTGGGAAAGTAGGATAGAGGTTTTAATTCAAAAGATTGCAGATGAAATTCAGTTTCATGAAGATGGAACGTTAGTCTCCTACTCAGAGGTATTTACTGTTGATGAAACTATATTTCGTTTCTTTGTAACTGATTTACATGGAAATCAAGCGTCTCCGAATTATATCAAAAAGAAAATTCAGAAATTGTAA